The following proteins are co-located in the Candidatus Poribacteria bacterium genome:
- a CDS encoding transglutaminase domain-containing protein — protein MKCYHLRRFVFVGMAMILLNIGLQAAIPADTAGEKQNTFQNMLNHPQEHWYSLTLMNTKIGYMHTSIEGTEHHGEQVARNKTDIVMNFKALGTDITIEITRVEYTGPDLMPRHFLLTSNESGLKQIEGRIVDGIAHVKTTLNGETTESEIPIPSDTVSEHTGVASVLTQKGLKTGDKQTFHTFIFDLLKPVKTEIEVLGEDTFTYRSEEKQVYVLKQTMDMMNGITAKLWIDPNGVSYRTEVPLMGLSMVTTKTDKETALGGIEEVDVVLKTRILPSGELPIPKAKHLEAEVKLPTGNIAEVVMSTPRQKLEANTAHAGKLSIQVPSIVAEDCPNLPIQNAEGEFLTASAYIQADHPDIQSKTEDILEDEINSWRAAEKICRWVYASINDKKMSGGFASSLTALQSLSGDCTEHTVLFIALARAAGIPARICSGIVFAKDAFYYHFWPEVYVGEWVQMDPTLDQTIADANHIQLGGSILESDNLMEYAADVFQTLNQLEITIF, from the coding sequence TTGAAATGTTATCATCTACGCCGCTTTGTGTTTGTAGGCATGGCAATGATACTTCTTAATATTGGCTTGCAAGCAGCGATACCAGCGGACACCGCGGGCGAAAAACAAAACACATTCCAGAATATGCTAAACCATCCCCAAGAGCATTGGTACAGCCTTACCCTGATGAACACCAAAATCGGTTACATGCACACGTCTATTGAAGGAACTGAACATCACGGGGAACAGGTCGCTCGGAACAAAACCGATATAGTTATGAACTTTAAGGCACTCGGGACCGATATAACAATTGAAATTACGCGCGTTGAATACACAGGTCCGGACTTAATGCCGCGCCATTTTCTTTTGACATCTAATGAATCGGGTTTGAAACAAATTGAAGGTCGAATTGTAGATGGAATCGCTCACGTTAAAACAACACTCAACGGTGAAACCACCGAGTCAGAAATTCCGATCCCCTCGGACACCGTTTCTGAGCATACAGGTGTCGCGTCCGTGTTAACCCAGAAAGGGCTTAAAACAGGCGATAAACAAACCTTTCATACGTTCATTTTTGATCTCCTGAAACCTGTGAAAACGGAAATTGAGGTTTTAGGGGAAGATACTTTCACCTATCGGTCAGAGGAAAAACAGGTCTATGTTTTGAAGCAGACAATGGACATGATGAATGGTATTACCGCAAAACTGTGGATTGACCCTAATGGCGTGAGTTATCGAACAGAGGTGCCATTGATGGGGCTTTCCATGGTAACGACGAAAACCGACAAGGAAACTGCCCTGGGTGGTATTGAAGAAGTTGACGTTGTCTTAAAAACTCGTATCCTTCCCTCTGGCGAGCTCCCGATCCCAAAAGCAAAACACCTTGAGGCAGAAGTGAAACTTCCAACAGGGAACATCGCCGAAGTTGTTATGTCTACGCCACGGCAAAAACTTGAGGCAAACACTGCACACGCTGGTAAACTCTCTATTCAGGTGCCATCAATTGTCGCCGAAGACTGTCCGAATCTCCCTATCCAGAATGCAGAAGGCGAATTCCTTACCGCAAGTGCCTATATTCAAGCCGATCACCCCGATATTCAATCGAAAACTGAAGATATTTTGGAGGACGAAATCAATTCATGGCGCGCAGCGGAAAAAATATGTCGATGGGTTTATGCCTCTATTAACGACAAAAAGATGAGTGGGGGCTTTGCATCGTCATTAACAGCACTGCAATCGCTCTCTGGAGATTGCACGGAGCATACAGTATTATTTATCGCTCTGGCGCGTGCTGCAGGCATTCCCGCGCGAATCTGCTCCGGTATTGTATTCGCAAAGGATGCCTTCTATTACCATTTCTGGCCCGAAGTCTACGTCGGTGAATGGGTGCAAATGGACCCAACGTTGGACCAGACCATCGCTGATGCGAATCACATTCAACTCGGCGGAAGCATCTTGGAGTCGGACAATCTTATGGAATACGCAGCAGATGTTTTCCAGACGCTCAATCAACTTGAAATTACCATTTTCTAA
- a CDS encoding BatA domain-containing protein, with the protein MAFLNPFFLFGLLATGIPLVIHLWNRRRVVTIDFSSLIFITAAHRENARRFQLRQFLILLLRMAVIALIALALARPFLTLGLPVASVRAKTDVIIVLDNSYSMAYQDINGIRFDKAKILATDIIDSLRHGDRAALILMSDIPKPIFRQLTPDIESVTEAINDTETSYRTTNVHPSLELAHEILAESEQLNKEIYLISDFAQNGWENWNRLPNRSGARIALIPVAKGEAHNISIKEIRPSNQLIGVDLPFQFNVTTVNHSVAPLNQNILTLFIGGEKQKTMSLSAAANESLNTALTYNFSTPGTHIGYLTLTDDRLNIDNRHYFAFDVLGEVRVLCVGEQTEYLTLALNPHTDGFRQQNSGQSSVVNRQLREDLVKSDSSLTDNRKLITDNYSNTMILPTQCTPDEFETFPLEDYDVIILADVGTISLRMSAQLQEFIRQGKSLIAFVSSHSDPTSYNLSQNAWLPAQLGNPLTWVPPQRVQAYEETHPIFDIFPSEGFSMQYAPQFYNGIALQPSSESNVIARFGDDTPFLVERSQGTSAVMLYNCGLLARLVPASPTTSARTATYTNDLLVNPYFLPMLQQSVLYATIASNNILTGRRHVGDTYTGYYPRSAGGKASIRLMTVGSQQEASGSLETDGFQRFPIAVLPIAEDGTLRFQDTELPGIYQVEVQTQNRIQRDFFAVNVDTTESDLTGIPLAQAAARVGAQTTADQEIEGTTVAADAYNVQRHGREIWGELLILVVCLMLFESFLSNRGPQPLQGRGEGTLTAGGV; encoded by the coding sequence ATGGCATTTCTCAACCCATTTTTCCTTTTCGGACTTCTCGCCACTGGTATCCCTTTAGTCATTCATCTCTGGAACCGTCGTCGTGTTGTGACAATCGATTTTAGCAGTCTGATATTCATCACAGCCGCACACCGCGAAAATGCTCGCCGATTCCAACTCCGTCAGTTTCTCATTTTGCTTCTAAGAATGGCAGTTATCGCACTCATTGCACTCGCATTGGCACGTCCTTTTTTGACACTCGGACTTCCAGTCGCATCTGTGCGGGCAAAGACAGATGTGATTATCGTCTTGGATAACTCTTACAGTATGGCGTATCAAGACATCAATGGCATCAGATTCGACAAAGCGAAAATTTTGGCAACCGACATCATTGACTCTTTGCGACATGGCGATAGAGCCGCCCTTATATTAATGTCAGACATCCCAAAACCTATCTTTCGGCAACTCACACCCGACATTGAGAGCGTTACTGAAGCGATTAACGATACAGAAACTTCCTACCGCACCACGAATGTTCACCCCAGCCTTGAACTCGCCCATGAAATTCTTGCTGAATCGGAGCAGCTCAACAAAGAAATCTATTTGATTTCAGACTTCGCTCAAAACGGATGGGAGAACTGGAATAGGCTTCCAAATCGATCGGGTGCACGCATTGCTCTGATTCCGGTTGCTAAGGGTGAAGCACATAACATAAGTATTAAAGAAATTCGTCCGTCCAATCAACTAATAGGCGTAGATTTACCATTTCAATTCAACGTGACGACTGTGAACCATTCAGTAGCACCTTTGAATCAAAATATACTCACGCTGTTTATTGGAGGCGAGAAACAAAAAACCATGAGTCTGTCTGCGGCAGCGAACGAATCGCTGAATACCGCCCTAACATACAACTTTTCGACGCCCGGTACGCATATCGGTTACCTCACGCTAACGGACGATCGCCTTAATATCGACAATCGACATTATTTCGCTTTCGATGTCCTCGGTGAAGTCCGCGTCCTTTGTGTCGGCGAACAAACGGAATATCTAACATTGGCGTTAAATCCACATACAGATGGTTTCCGTCAGCAAAATAGCGGTCAGTCGTCAGTGGTCAATCGTCAGTTAAGAGAGGATTTGGTTAAATCAGATTCCTCTTTAACGGATAACCGAAAACTGATAACTGATAACTATTCCAATACCATGATTCTACCAACGCAGTGCACACCTGATGAATTTGAGACCTTTCCGTTGGAAGACTATGATGTCATTATCCTTGCTGATGTAGGGACAATATCGCTCCGAATGAGTGCCCAACTTCAAGAATTCATTCGCCAAGGTAAAAGTCTTATTGCCTTCGTGAGTTCTCACAGCGACCCCACAAGCTACAACTTGTCTCAAAATGCTTGGTTACCTGCCCAACTTGGGAATCCGCTAACCTGGGTCCCACCACAACGAGTGCAGGCTTATGAGGAAACACATCCTATTTTCGACATTTTTCCAAGCGAAGGATTCTCTATGCAATACGCGCCGCAGTTTTACAATGGCATAGCACTACAGCCTTCGTCGGAGTCTAACGTTATTGCACGTTTCGGTGATGATACTCCCTTCCTCGTTGAACGAAGTCAAGGAACAAGTGCCGTGATGCTTTATAACTGTGGCTTGCTCGCTCGACTGGTGCCCGCGTCTCCTACAACGTCTGCTCGCACGGCGACCTACACAAACGATCTGCTCGTTAATCCGTATTTCCTGCCGATGCTGCAACAAAGTGTGCTTTACGCGACAATAGCCAGCAATAATATTTTAACAGGGCGTAGACATGTCGGGGACACCTATACAGGATACTATCCTCGGAGTGCCGGTGGAAAAGCGTCTATTCGTTTAATGACTGTCGGCAGTCAGCAAGAGGCGAGTGGTTCACTGGAAACCGATGGTTTCCAAAGGTTTCCGATAGCCGTTCTTCCAATCGCCGAAGACGGCACACTGCGATTTCAAGACACAGAACTTCCAGGCATCTATCAAGTCGAGGTGCAAACACAAAACAGAATTCAACGCGACTTTTTTGCTGTTAATGTGGATACGACTGAATCTGATTTAACAGGGATCCCGTTGGCACAGGCAGCGGCGAGAGTCGGCGCGCAAACAACAGCAGATCAGGAAATCGAAGGAACAACGGTAGCGGCTGATGCTTACAACGTTCAGCGACACGGTAGAGAAATTTGGGGTGAATTGCTCATTTTAGTCGTCTGTCTTATGCTTTTTGAAAGTTTTCTCTCAAACCGGGGGCCCCAACCGTTACAGGGAAGGGGCGAAGGGACACTGACCGCAGGTGGAGTATAA
- a CDS encoding DUF4097 family beta strand repeat protein, whose protein sequence is MEKIERTYSVKAGGSLTIASELGAIEIQTAEQDEIEIVITKAAKSLKRSAKEALADFEVSFSPEDTDVHTESKFKHGRERWRKILNRLEIRFHVTVPKNYNVDLTTQSSSIKVGDLEGKVRAHTSGGSLGFGNITGTVWGRTSGGSIKLTSCGSPIDLKTSGGSIEVVDVAGDVQAQTSGGSLRFGEIQGSIWGKTSGGSIKVARCSGGADVQTSGGGIRLQNVGGDVNAKTSGGSIHAVMKTQLQEACRLRTSGGGITVTLIPDIAIDVDAETSGGRVSTDFVVASIIQGKVPRNRLKGSINGGGPLLKLHTSGGNIHLQKAAD, encoded by the coding sequence TTGGAAAAGATTGAAAGAACATATAGCGTCAAGGCTGGAGGAAGTTTAACAATTGCGTCGGAACTCGGAGCAATTGAAATCCAAACCGCCGAACAGGATGAGATTGAAATCGTGATCACAAAAGCGGCAAAATCCTTGAAACGATCGGCAAAAGAAGCACTTGCTGACTTTGAGGTATCATTCTCGCCCGAGGATACCGATGTTCATACTGAGAGTAAGTTCAAACATGGACGAGAACGTTGGCGAAAAATACTGAATCGCTTGGAAATTCGTTTCCACGTGACGGTCCCCAAAAACTATAATGTTGATTTGACGACCCAAAGCAGTAGCATCAAAGTCGGTGACCTTGAGGGTAAGGTTCGAGCACATACCTCGGGTGGGAGTTTAGGTTTCGGGAACATCACAGGAACGGTGTGGGGACGGACCTCCGGTGGCAGCATCAAACTCACATCGTGTGGGAGTCCAATCGATTTGAAAACATCTGGGGGTAGTATCGAAGTCGTCGATGTCGCGGGTGACGTTCAAGCACAAACTTCTGGCGGTAGTCTTCGCTTCGGTGAGATTCAGGGTTCTATCTGGGGCAAGACATCAGGCGGCAGTATCAAGGTTGCCAGGTGCAGTGGAGGGGCAGATGTCCAGACCTCTGGCGGTGGTATCAGGTTACAAAACGTCGGTGGCGATGTAAATGCCAAAACTTCGGGAGGCTCCATCCATGCCGTTATGAAAACACAACTCCAGGAGGCGTGTCGTTTGCGCACGTCGGGTGGTGGAATAACCGTCACGCTTATCCCAGATATTGCGATTGACGTAGACGCGGAAACCAGCGGTGGACGCGTCTCAACGGATTTTGTGGTGGCATCGATTATCCAGGGGAAGGTTCCCAGAAATAGATTGAAAGGTAGCATCAATGGCGGCGGTCCCTTGCTGAAATTGCATACCTCTGGCGGGAACATCCATTTGCAAAAAGCAGCGGATTAA
- a CDS encoding DegT/DnrJ/EryC1/StrS family aminotransferase, which translates to MATLAINGGAPVRTAGFPAWPTFDPADLEAFETIYKSGQWGVGGPKVPEFAQQFADFQSANYGVCVNSGTSALYIALKAAGVCPGDEVITTPYTFQATVVAILMTHAVPVFVDTAPDSFLLDPSKVEAAITEKTKAILPVHIAGYPADMDALIDIANRHNLKIVEDCAQAHGAEWRGRGVGSWGHFGCFSFQSSKNLCAGEGGIVLINDRELYERAYALHNCGRTLLDAEFGEAEPFGGNFRMTEWQAGLLLSRLTRLEAETNYRHKNMRWLDGWLGEIPGIKVTPLDPRATRGGCHGYKAIFDSEEFEGISRETFLRAMRAEGIPMGYWYTTPMYRADFLASNLFGQDLNYEGVHCPETEKICQTGLSLSQNVLMASEEDIEDIIKATIKIRRNVAELKSDTS; encoded by the coding sequence ATGGCAACATTGGCAATAAATGGAGGCGCACCTGTCCGAACTGCTGGATTCCCCGCATGGCCCACGTTTGATCCAGCAGACCTTGAAGCGTTTGAAACCATCTATAAAAGCGGACAATGGGGTGTTGGGGGACCAAAGGTTCCTGAGTTTGCCCAACAATTCGCTGACTTCCAAAGTGCGAACTATGGCGTTTGCGTCAATAGCGGCACCTCGGCACTCTATATCGCCTTAAAAGCCGCTGGCGTTTGTCCGGGTGATGAAGTCATTACGACCCCGTATACCTTTCAGGCGACGGTCGTCGCCATTTTGATGACGCATGCTGTGCCAGTTTTTGTGGATACTGCACCGGACAGTTTTTTGCTGGATCCTTCCAAAGTGGAAGCCGCGATAACGGAAAAGACGAAGGCGATTTTGCCCGTTCATATTGCCGGGTATCCAGCGGATATGGACGCGCTGATCGACATAGCGAATCGGCATAACCTGAAGATTGTCGAAGATTGTGCACAAGCACACGGCGCGGAATGGCGCGGGCGAGGGGTCGGCAGTTGGGGGCACTTCGGGTGCTTTAGTTTCCAATCGTCGAAAAATCTTTGTGCTGGCGAAGGGGGCATCGTCCTTATAAACGATCGAGAACTCTACGAACGTGCTTACGCGCTCCATAACTGTGGTCGCACCTTACTCGATGCTGAGTTCGGAGAGGCGGAACCCTTTGGGGGAAACTTCCGAATGACGGAATGGCAAGCTGGGTTACTCCTTTCCCGTTTGACTCGGCTCGAGGCTGAAACTAATTACCGGCATAAGAACATGCGGTGGTTAGATGGTTGGCTTGGTGAGATTCCAGGTATTAAAGTCACGCCGCTTGACCCGCGTGCCACGCGTGGCGGATGTCACGGCTATAAGGCGATCTTTGATTCCGAGGAATTTGAAGGCATTTCACGTGAGACGTTCCTCCGGGCAATGCGCGCCGAAGGGATACCGATGGGGTATTGGTATACCACGCCTATGTATCGAGCAGACTTCCTCGCCTCTAACCTTTTCGGTCAGGATCTCAATTATGAGGGTGTACATTGCCCTGAAACGGAAAAGATATGTCAAACAGGTCTTTCCTTAAGTCAGAACGTCCTGATGGCGAGTGAAGAGGACATAGAGGATATTATTAAGGCGACGATTAAAATTCGTCGGAACGTCGCTGAGTTAAAGTCAGATACCTCATAG
- a CDS encoding DUF402 domain-containing protein, whose protein sequence is METVTLTYKRPPDRVNHFQQELLYLDDAVIVTSQRVKPSSPIVQNGETVLADNFAAVWFVFTGSWYDVGKVYNLENEWTGYYCDVLKPVKRSVDVNGKLNRFEITDLFLDLWINPDGTYEIQDEDEFEEAVQKGAIDTELEGKALEVLKALIAEVESGHLESRLQEVMRRAGFPDLQNYVETLSS, encoded by the coding sequence ATGGAAACAGTAACACTTACCTATAAAAGACCCCCTGATCGAGTCAATCATTTTCAACAGGAATTACTGTACCTCGACGATGCGGTCATTGTTACGTCCCAACGGGTTAAACCGTCCTCGCCGATAGTTCAGAACGGTGAGACAGTTTTGGCAGATAACTTCGCTGCAGTCTGGTTTGTGTTTACAGGGTCGTGGTATGATGTCGGCAAGGTTTATAATCTGGAGAACGAGTGGACCGGCTATTACTGTGATGTTCTGAAACCGGTCAAACGGAGTGTGGATGTAAATGGAAAACTGAATCGTTTTGAAATAACAGATCTGTTCTTAGACCTGTGGATAAATCCAGATGGCACCTACGAAATTCAGGACGAGGACGAGTTTGAAGAGGCAGTGCAGAAGGGCGCGATTGACACTGAATTGGAAGGAAAAGCACTGGAAGTCTTAAAGGCATTAATCGCTGAAGTTGAATCTGGTCATTTGGAGAGTCGTTTACAAGAAGTAATGCGTAGAGCGGGGTTTCCAGATCTGCAGAATTATGTAGAGACCTTATCGTCTTGA
- a CDS encoding homocysteine S-methyltransferase family protein produces the protein MKSNEPILYDGGFGSQLFARGIELANSALANELHPTAVPDIHSDYISAGAEAIGTNTFVASPLHLEMAGQDKSDAKRLTRLAVQHAKTAVEQSGREVYIAGSVGPSPGAIEADSGDTTFGIPNADAREAHKLVIHTLAEEGVDFLCLETMFSAKEAAIAVDVARETGIPIAVNMTYKWTKERRTGNIIYRTDWGNSPADLIDILMNNESAAGDSLLESVSIIGVNCGAESRRDEHTGMPYAIFGTQQLHTALTATGINGKRMMAYPNAGMPKLDENHQTVYTQTPTEMASYVPTLLEAGAYLIGGCCGTTPVHIKAFREAIAPFSG, from the coding sequence TTGAAGTCTAATGAACCAATTTTATACGATGGCGGGTTTGGTTCACAGTTATTTGCGCGTGGTATAGAACTCGCTAACAGCGCACTTGCCAACGAGCTACACCCCACCGCTGTTCCTGATATTCATTCGGATTACATCAGTGCGGGAGCTGAAGCGATTGGGACAAACACGTTCGTGGCATCTCCGCTTCACTTGGAGATGGCGGGACAAGACAAATCCGATGCGAAACGGCTCACGCGACTCGCCGTTCAACACGCTAAAACAGCTGTCGAACAGAGTGGCAGAGAGGTCTATATTGCTGGTTCTGTGGGACCCTCTCCCGGTGCCATTGAAGCCGACAGCGGAGATACCACTTTCGGCATTCCAAATGCGGACGCGAGAGAGGCACATAAATTGGTTATCCATACCCTCGCAGAAGAAGGCGTGGATTTTCTTTGTCTTGAGACGATGTTTTCTGCCAAAGAAGCGGCGATCGCTGTAGATGTTGCGCGCGAGACAGGTATCCCTATTGCCGTGAACATGACCTACAAATGGACAAAAGAACGGCGCACCGGTAATATCATCTATCGAACTGACTGGGGAAATTCTCCAGCAGATCTAATTGATATTCTCATGAACAACGAATCTGCGGCAGGAGATTCTCTGTTGGAGTCGGTGAGTATCATCGGCGTGAACTGTGGTGCCGAATCCAGACGCGATGAACATACGGGAATGCCTTATGCGATTTTCGGGACCCAACAGTTGCACACAGCACTCACTGCAACAGGAATTAATGGTAAGCGGATGATGGCGTATCCTAACGCTGGCATGCCGAAGCTTGATGAGAACCACCAAACCGTCTATACGCAGACCCCAACAGAGATGGCAAGTTACGTTCCCACACTCCTTGAAGCAGGGGCTTACTTAATAGGTGGCTGTTGTGGGACAACGCCAGTACATATTAAAGCATTCCGTGAAGCAATCGCGCCGTTTAGCGGTTAG
- a CDS encoding DUF4445 domain-containing protein: protein MKKIDKAEYEKRLSKITQIFEDLVVHADEQATYRCPYKNRFDHCTAKFGCRNQRKIDEGTGLLCVGDDKLDYRNAWETDAPDESGKIHSTGTITCDGNAYQLTPGKTVFDYADDLTVQVPTSCFRTGQCHECIVEIKHGMDSLRPPNETEAFLRDNYRLACQAVVLDIDKDIEFGPLRRTPRILTHTVTTDSSASELDPRVTHRDGVVYYNDDPIDRYRGHLYGLALDIGTTTVVANLVDLENGKTVSVSSFENPQRFGGSDIMNRISYDGEFQGELRRSLIAALNSEIMEMCERHNFVRQEIYEVVVAGNTTMRDIFFKHDVQSIGQKPYKSLIEHAYREGVRSTTSLIEKVRRLGIRANPKAMVYSLPLIASHVGADVAADLVSIDIPSRDEVIMLVDVGTNTEVVVGNAERMVAASCPAGPAFEGGGIEYGMPAYPGAIESVKWNDGQFNYETIGGETPEGETPQGLCGSGLISLLAELRRNDQMSPKGVFADRKQRIMSLLPEHGITFSREDASNLAQAKAANYCGQYIVLRHFGCVPKDITKLFLAGGFANYVNLQDAIEIGFLAPVPEANVVKIGNAAIAGATAVLLSDQKRADIEAFVNNIEHIELETTPDFFDIFVEGCQFNPMPTTL, encoded by the coding sequence ATGAAAAAAATAGATAAAGCCGAATACGAAAAACGCCTCAGTAAAATTACACAAATTTTTGAAGATCTGGTTGTACACGCCGATGAACAAGCGACGTATCGGTGTCCCTACAAAAATCGCTTTGATCATTGTACAGCAAAGTTCGGCTGCAGAAATCAACGAAAGATTGATGAAGGGACAGGTCTTCTTTGTGTTGGAGACGATAAATTAGATTATCGCAATGCGTGGGAGACTGACGCTCCCGACGAATCGGGAAAAATACACAGCACGGGCACAATTACGTGTGACGGAAACGCCTATCAACTCACGCCTGGGAAAACCGTTTTTGACTATGCAGACGATTTAACCGTCCAAGTACCCACCTCCTGTTTCCGAACCGGACAGTGCCACGAATGTATCGTCGAGATTAAGCATGGTATGGACAGCCTCCGACCTCCAAATGAAACAGAAGCCTTCCTCCGAGATAACTACCGCCTCGCCTGCCAAGCAGTTGTTCTTGACATTGACAAAGACATTGAGTTCGGACCGCTTCGACGCACACCAAGGATCTTGACGCACACCGTTACGACAGATAGTAGTGCGTCCGAATTAGATCCACGCGTTACCCATCGCGATGGGGTTGTCTATTACAATGACGATCCTATTGACCGTTACCGCGGACATCTCTACGGACTCGCCTTGGACATCGGAACAACGACGGTGGTGGCGAATTTGGTTGATTTAGAGAACGGGAAAACGGTTTCTGTCAGTTCATTTGAGAACCCGCAGCGTTTTGGTGGGAGCGATATCATGAATCGCATCTCCTATGATGGTGAATTTCAGGGTGAACTGCGCCGCTCGTTGATTGCTGCACTCAACAGCGAAATCATGGAGATGTGCGAACGTCACAACTTCGTTCGCCAAGAGATTTATGAAGTCGTTGTTGCTGGTAACACAACGATGCGTGATATTTTCTTCAAACATGACGTTCAGAGCATCGGGCAAAAGCCGTATAAATCTCTGATTGAGCATGCGTATCGGGAGGGCGTCCGTTCGACCACTTCTCTTATTGAAAAAGTGCGTCGCTTGGGTATCCGCGCGAATCCGAAAGCGATGGTCTACAGCTTACCGTTGATCGCGAGCCATGTCGGGGCAGACGTTGCGGCGGATTTAGTCTCGATTGATATACCTTCGCGAGATGAAGTCATCATGTTGGTTGATGTTGGAACGAATACAGAGGTGGTTGTCGGAAATGCAGAACGGATGGTCGCTGCGTCATGTCCTGCCGGTCCCGCATTTGAAGGTGGCGGCATTGAATACGGAATGCCTGCTTACCCGGGTGCTATTGAGTCTGTAAAGTGGAACGATGGTCAGTTCAATTACGAGACGATTGGTGGTGAGACCCCAGAGGGGGAGACACCACAGGGGTTATGCGGTTCTGGACTGATTTCACTCCTCGCTGAGCTGCGTCGGAACGATCAGATGAGTCCAAAAGGCGTTTTTGCAGATAGGAAACAACGCATCATGTCCCTTTTGCCGGAACACGGTATCACCTTCTCACGCGAGGATGCAAGCAATTTGGCACAAGCCAAGGCGGCGAATTACTGTGGACAATATATTGTTCTGCGGCACTTCGGCTGCGTTCCAAAAGATATAACAAAACTCTTTTTGGCAGGTGGTTTCGCCAATTATGTTAACCTACAGGATGCTATTGAAATCGGATTTCTCGCACCCGTTCCAGAAGCGAACGTTGTTAAGATCGGCAACGCCGCGATAGCAGGCGCGACAGCTGTCCTCCTCTCTGATCAAAAGCGTGCTGATATTGAAGCGTTTGTCAACAATATTGAACATATTGAATTGGAGACAACGCCCGATTTCTTTGATATATTCGTGGAAGGCTGCCAATTTAACCCGATGCCAACAACATTATAA
- a CDS encoding corrinoid protein: protein MQAIAAALIDGDHHTVDELTEAALEEGTEALEIMDDGLIAGMGIVGIKFRENFIFVPEVLACARAMKAGMAYIEPILSESGIEPIGTVIMGTVKGDLHDIGKNLCIMMLRGAGFVVHDLGVDTSEDEFIEAVEEHEAPILGMSALLTTTMPNMGKTIDAFIDEDLREEVKIMVGGAPVTQTFADDMGADGYGKDALACVALAKQFLEEPDEEW, encoded by the coding sequence ATGCAAGCCATCGCTGCTGCCCTGATTGACGGCGACCATCACACTGTTGATGAATTGACAGAAGCTGCGCTGGAAGAAGGCACAGAAGCATTGGAAATTATGGATGATGGTCTCATTGCTGGGATGGGGATCGTTGGCATCAAATTCCGAGAAAACTTCATTTTCGTACCAGAAGTCTTGGCGTGTGCCCGTGCAATGAAAGCCGGAATGGCGTATATTGAACCAATTCTTTCAGAATCCGGGATTGAACCGATCGGGACTGTGATTATGGGAACCGTCAAGGGCGATTTGCACGATATTGGCAAGAATTTGTGCATCATGATGTTGCGTGGGGCAGGTTTTGTGGTCCACGATTTAGGGGTTGATACCTCTGAGGATGAGTTCATTGAAGCCGTTGAGGAACATGAAGCACCGATTTTGGGGATGTCGGCACTCCTAACAACAACAATGCCGAACATGGGAAAAACAATTGATGCTTTTATTGACGAAGACTTACGGGAAGAAGTCAAAATTATGGTAGGGGGTGCGCCAGTTACACAGACGTTTGCTGATGATATGGGGGCTGATGGGTATGGCAAAGATGCCCTGGCATGCGTCGCGCTCGCCAAGCAATTCCTTGAGGAGCCGGACGAAGAGTGGTAG